The proteins below come from a single Chondrinema litorale genomic window:
- a CDS encoding transposase domain-containing protein has protein sequence MRGNRNNLIENNIRPVAIGRKNYLFAGSHEAAQRAAMMYSILGSCKLHQINPYEYLQDIFERLPEHPINKINELLPQNWKSTS, from the coding sequence CTGATTGAAAATAATATTCGACCAGTGGCTATTGGCAGAAAGAACTATTTGTTTGCTGGATCACATGAAGCAGCACAAAGAGCAGCTATGATGTACAGCATATTAGGCAGTTGTAAATTACACCAAATCAATCCATACGAATATCTGCAAGATATATTTGAAAGACTTCCAGAGCATCCAATCAACAAAATAAATGAGTTGCTACCACAAAACTGGAAATCCACGAGCTAA